In Callospermophilus lateralis isolate mCalLat2 chromosome 15, mCalLat2.hap1, whole genome shotgun sequence, the genomic stretch GGCCAGCAGAAAGGCCCCCACAATCCTCCATGTGGAAGGTCTAGGTCCACACCTGAAACCTGGTGAGGAGCAAAGAGGGACAGTCCTGAGGCCCTTACTTGGGGGTGACAGAATGCACCAGGACTCTGGCCGCCTCCCGAGGGGCCACGTGCCGGCAGGTCACCACGAGGCGAGACGCCACGGCCACTCCTGAGCCCCACACGGTGCCGCACTCCACCAGCACGGCTGCGGCTGCCCACGGGGGTCCCGGGTCTTGAAGGGACAGGCCCCGCGGGACGCCCACCTCGGGCGGCAGGAGATCTGCCAGGGCAGCGGCGTCGGGCTGGAGGTGGGCGAGCGCTGCGCGGGCGACGCGAAACAGCGGAGCTGCGGCGCAGAGCAGAGTGAGGCCTACCCACTCGCGGGCCTTCCAGCAGAGTGGCGCCGCCACCAGTGCCACCAGCGATCCTCCGGGTCGCGCAGCGAAAACGCCACCGCCCTCAGTGCCTGGCAGACAGCGAGCGTCGGTAAGCAGCAGCGGGCCGGCCACGTTGCTGAGCACACCGCGGCTCAGCGTGTTGAGGAAGATGTCTGGGCAAAAAGCCCCGAACGGGGAACCGCAGGCCAGCAGCTGCGCGCCCTTGGGTACAATCCCGAGAGGCGCTACGGTCACCGCGGGCCCGACCTCCTCCTCCGCCTCCTGGCCGGGTTGCACCCGCAGCAGCGCGAACCAGCCCAACGCTCGCAGCTGATCCTCCTCCTCGTCCTCTGACACCTCATCGTCAGGCGCGGCGCTCGCGAAGCGCCACTGCTCGGCCGCCTGGCCTCCGAAGAGGCGCGCGAAGTGGGCCCGAAAGGCCGGGCAGCTTAGCAGCAGCAGTAACTCGGCCCTGCGCGGCGGTTGCAGGGGTCGTCCGCGGGGCCGCGCGGCCAGGCCGGGTTCGAGGCCCGAGCATTGCGGCGTGCACAGTCCAGGACGACCCGGCTCCGCGCGGCCGGCGGGACTCCTGGCCGTTGGTCCCCATTGTACGTGAAGGCGCAGGTCGTCACTACAACTGTCGCCGGGCAGGGTGGCGGTGCCGGCCGCGGTCAGGGCCCCGCTGCCGGCCCGCAGGAAGGGGGTGAAGATTCCCCCGTGGCACAACACCAGGCCCGGGTTGCGGCTCAGGATTACCCCGCTGCAGCTCCAAGAGCCCGCTTCCAGCTGTCCGGCCCTGGAGGCGCTCACCACGCAGCCCGCCTGCTCGGCCGCCTTCATGGAGGGCCCCCACTGCCGCCCCATGGTTCCTGGGACTGGACTTCCAAGGTTTCCCCAAGAACAAGCCAAAATGCAAGGTAGGACCGGGACCCGGCAAGCCAGGGGAATTCGACTCAGCGCTACACACAACTGTGAGCTAGAGGCGTAAGCACTGACTCAAGTCTTCCACGTCAAGCCCGATTGGCTAAGCCCCAACTGACCCGACCCGATTGGCTGGGCATGGGACCGAAGTCTGATTGGCTGTGTATCTCCTTTCCCCGCCCTCTTTGGATTATCCAATTTGTGGGATTTCTAAGCAGCCATCCCACTAGACCAGCCCCAGGAAAGAGTGACAGGCGTGCGTCACCGGGATTTGTGGTGAGATGGCTTGAGGGATCCGCCCTCCGAGCCTAATTTTTGGTAAATAGAAATGAGCACTTAAGTAGCTACACATGCCTATGCCTTGAGAGGCCAGATGCAGATGATCCTTAGTCTCTGACCCGGGATAATGCGACCAATTTACTAGGTATTTTGAAAAtgctgttatttttttattttgaaatttttaaagtaaacctTAAACCGGGagcggtggcacaagcctgtaatcccagcgactcgggaggctAAGCAGGGGTATGTAAGTTCGAGGACAGCCTCAGCGATTTAGCAAGatccctgcctcaaaattaaaaaataaaaataactaggaATGTAGATCAGTGCTTAatttctctgggttcaatcctcagtacaaaaaaaaaaaaaagtaaaccctAAGCAATCCACCAGGGGGCACAGAGTTCACAAAATTACTCCTAGGGCCTTTTGTTGCTAAAGTGCCAACTTGACAAATCTCATGGAAACTGGATTTGCTCTAAATTAAATTGTCCTTTAAACTATGATAATAGtttataatagttataataaattTTTCATCATGCAGTTCTATATTTTGCAGTATGCACATTTGACATAATAACATTTATAACCACCACTCAGGATTTATATAGGCcagctaatctttttttttctgaaaaaaagcaaaaatggaaATAGTTCAAGTTTTGCTGGCCATATAATCTTTGTCACAAATACTCAACTCTGCAATTGTATCACACAAAAGCCAAAGGAAACATGGTGGCTGTGTTCTAATAAAATTTTATGAATTTTGCAGTGTTTAGtatagcacacctgtaatccagctgctagggagactgaggtgggaggattgcaaattccaggtcagcctccccagtttagcaagacctgtctcaaataaagtaaaaaatggctagggatacagctcaatggtaaagtacccctgagtttaatccccagaactatatacacaccaaaaaacaaaaattacaaaatttgaatttcattattttcatgtttcacaaaatagcattcttaatttttttcaaccATAAAGTGTAAAAATCTTTAATAGCCCAGAGGCCATACAAACACAGCCAGCAGGACAGATTTGTCCCTCAAACAGTAGTTTGCCATTTCTAATCTAGGTTAACATAAAACTTCCCTACTTTTCCAAAGAAGTATCTTGAGAATAGGCAGGCCTGGGAGGACATCGTGATACTCCAAAGCAGTCACCACAAGCTACACATTTTATGAAGTCTGCTTTATCACTGTCACTAAAATGTTAATCTTTAGCAAGATTACTAGTACACATCTAAGTCAGCAATAATGAAAAAGTTActatataaattacataaacttTTTGCAAAACTTCTTTGAATAAAATTAATGCTGCTTGGTGTATTTGCAGCACAACACATGATAATGCTTTCAATGTTCCTGGTGACACAAATCAGTTTGAAGAAAGGATTGACCGTGGTATATGAGGCAGATCTGAAATTAAGCAGTCTTCCCACACCAGGCACAGTCTTCTTTTGGTTTTATGACACAGAAGATAGCTTGTTCACAGCAAAATCTCCCCTAATTCAACTTCTGAGCAATTAAGACTTTCTCTCTAGAGTCCAGTGATTCTCCCCTAATGACGCTCAAGCCTCTGGCATGAACTGTTATGCATCAGGGTTTTTTGTTTCTGTGTACAGAAGTCCCAAGTCACAGCCAGAGGTAGCCAAGGTGAGACCCACTGAGTGCTAGGCTCATCTTTGATCTTCACGTTGTACTCTGCCTCAAACAAAACAATTCCATTTCCCCAGAGAACCCATGTCATCCTTTCATATCAACAGGAACGAAAGGACATTTCTAGTGGTTTAAGTCTCAGTTGTAAAGAAcctgtttcattttatttcccaTTCTATTTGTCCTGACTTTATTTTGGAATCTGTTTTGTAGTTTTCTAAAAGCAAGGCTTCTGACAAAGTCCACTAAATGCCCAAGGAGTCCTTCCCCTTATTTGCCAAGGGTATCATTCAACTGATTCTCTTTAAGTCATATAAAATGAGTTAAACAGAGCTAAAATGGATGCTTCCCTGACAGCTTGTAAGTAAGATTTTGCTTACACATCTACCATCCCTCTCCTGTTGCAGAAATGACAACCACCCTGGGTCCACAAGACACTTCAAGGTTCCCAAACAGTACTAAAGTTCTTCTACCAGCCCAGCCTTGTTTATTTCTTCCTGAAAACAAAATTCAAGATTCTTACACCCACCCTAAATGTTTCTTCCTCTATGAAGGGAAGAACTCTGCttttcctcccccaaacagatgATTATATGCTCAAACAGAATaaatcaatgagaaaaaaaaaaaaaaaaggagaataaaaaaagaaagaaaaataaatagcaaggttgttttaactttttattaaaatGCTTAGGATACAGATTGACTTTCTTTTGTAAATGAATGTTTTACTTTTCCTGAAGTAGGACATATATGCACTCTGATAAAACAGAATGAAAGGTCTCAGCTTGTGGGAGTTCCTGAACAAGGCTCTGCTCATCTGTCTGGAGCTGAGCTCCTCCAGTAGCTTTCTCAGCTATTGTATGATAAGAACAGTGTTCTGTGGGGCAAGAAATCAATGGGTGCTGCTTGACTTTTCAACGCCCTCTTCCTCCAGTGGCCAAAATAAACCACTTTCACAAAGAACTGTCCTATGTAGAGACCACAATTTTCTAGCTTACTACAAACTGATTAGGGACAAACGGGGTGAGAGtggagaaacagaaaagaaaactaacaCTGAAGCCTCATGTCTTTGATAGAAAATTATGGACAACCTTTaagccaaaagaaataaaaagtatgcAAGTTATCTATCTATAACTAGTTCATTTGCTGTTAGCTAGATTTGTTCACTTAAGGCTTTGACCCCTTTCCAAACCAACAGTTTTGTCTTAATCCAGCTATGCTTGCTATAAACACAACGTATGAACTTCCCAGACATACTTTATGGAGCCTCTGCATTTGGGACCTGGCAGTGGAAAAGAATGCTTTCCCAACAATAAGGTACTGAAGACCAAGAATGAGAAAGCAACTAAAGAATGATCCTGTCCCACCCCAGGAGTGTATTATCCATAGTCTCCCTACCCTCCCATTAAAGTCAGAATCCAGTGAACCGAGTTCAATCTTTTGCAAGATCATCATCACAATTTTCAATTTTGAAGAAACTATCTTCAATCTTTTATTAAAGAAATGAATATAGATACCTCCCACCTTAAGATGACTTCCTATCATCTTTCACCACACTGTAGAATATAGGTTAAGATCATGAAAATCCAATTTTACATGTGGCACTATGAAAATGGAATGCTATAAAAACAATGCCCATTGACTTCATGGAGATGCTGATGCTTTCATACTGATGTCAGCCACAGGAAGAGCTCTGTAGGATGTTCCTGGGTTGGTGTTTTTCCCCAGCTTATTTTTGGAACAACAAAAAGCAATTTCATACCAAAAAGACTGGAAAAGCTGCAGATAATAACCTTTAAACACCAACAAAATAGGTAACtgatgagaagatgtaagaaagagaACTCATGAACAAGAGAAATCAAATTCtgcaactattttttaaaaattttaaagcccactgagaaatctttcctagattcacACAAGTGCTGTAATACCAGATGTCTAAGTCCTCAATTCAAAGAATTAAGAGCCCTTAAGCTGTTAATTTTGTCCTGTGTCCTTCTATTCAGAATAATTCCCCCCTTAGAATCTCTGCAAAAGAAACTCAGACACCCCTGCAGTATGTGACTATATGAGAGATGTTTCGACTCTTTCTTGAGGcgaaattcagtttttttttttaactgaaaataaGAAAAGATACTACAGAGAGCAATGAAATTTCACAACAGTATTAAAGCAAAGATTGGCTGAGATTTGTAACtttataagtaaaaataatataataataacccACTCTATAATTAACTCCTCCACAGTGAACAATCTGTTACCCACTCTGTGATGAGGAATGACTCCAGCTGACCACAGTGGAAACTTGCCACAACCATAAGGCCAAGTTTCTGACCCTTTTTTAATTCTCCATGAACAAGCTGATGCCACCTCCTCCAAGGCAGTTACAGAGACAAGGGAGCTTAGGGGAGCTTCTCTCACCAACCTGCCACCTCAGCAGGAGTAAGTTCACTCTCCTGAACTCTGGCCTCCAATGTGTAACTGTTCATAATTTTATGAAGTATCTAAATGTCAttcactaataaaataaaaaaaaaaaagaatagaaaactcTGGACCAAGGAAATTGTGAACTCAAAAAGTCAAGATGGATACCAATTACATTAACaacactttctttaaaaaatagaatcaCTTTCTTTTGAAATCAACCACAGTGGTGAGACGTGTTTTTCTTCTCAGGTGTCCTGTGATGGCACATAGCCTTACCCGGCAAATCCTGCCAGCTTCCAAGTCCGGGGATACTGACCTGCACCAGCACATGGGGCAGCGTTACCTCACAACAGTATTGAGAAGAGCACATGTCACCACTGGGCGTAAGAGTTGACAAAGACTCTTGGCTTCTCAACGCCAGACATGGTTGGAGAGCTTTCCTTGTTCTATTAGAAAAGTTCATGAGGAAGCTGTGAATAGGATCAGTCCAGAGGAgtaaaactcttttattttcacTGTCCAAACATCAGTCAATATACTGGGAGAGCCAGCGGAAACCCTCGCCGTAGCCTTGCCTCTTGAGCACACTGCACATAAACACTTCCATGGGGCGGGCATTCAGTTCCTTCAGAGTCACATTTCCCTAAGGGAGGCAAAGCCAAGAAAGGGCAGTTAGCATCTCTGCGGTGGAAAAGCTTGAAAGGGTGATCACTAAAGTCTGTTACTCAGTTCCTTAAATGCATATCTAAGTGGGTATTAATTACAGAAATGTGGTTCAGGCCATCTAGATGACTTCCCTAGGGCCTCTTGCTTTCAGGATATAATAAGTAGCATAGTTCTATTGCCAgccattctctttctctctctctctctctctctctctctctgtctctgtctctctcaagaGCATTTGCTTTGAACACTTAACATTCATCTAGAAAGTCATGGCAGCAACCAAGAAACAGCCACTGGGAGTCATGGAACCAGCATGTATTCTGATGGACAAGAGAGGTCCGGGACTGACTAGAAGTCCCACTGAGAATAATCAAGTGCTTTGATTCCAATGCTTGGAATGTGATATAAACGACTGCTTCTCTTCAAAACCTGAAATCTCCAGCccccaaaacaacaataaaaaaacccaaaaaccccACTTTCTGGCTAAGAAGTGTTcttttaaaagattgcttttctaCTAATTCTCAATTCCTAAGGAATAAAGTATCAGAAGGTTTAAAAAGGGGCTGCGGACAcaactcagtggtatagtgcttgcctagcatgtgtgaggccctgggtttgatagcaagcaccacacacaaaaagaaaggtTTAATAACATGCCTCTGCCTTTAGTGAGCTTACACAATACTTATACTAAAAGAAATCCTAAGCCTTTAAGCTTTTGAAAGGAGACTCCAGAGTGCCAAACATCAGTGTTTCAGATGTCGTGAATGTCCTTTCTAGGCCTCCTGAAGACTTTTCTCTTACCTTTCCTGTGGTCTGTCCATAAAGCCCAAATATCTCGCGAAGTTTTTCTTCACTGATTGCATCTGTTCTGTCAATTTTGTTTCCCAAGATA encodes the following:
- the Tysnd1 gene encoding peroxisomal leader peptide-processing protease isoform X2: MGRQWGPSMKAAEQAGCVVSASRAGQLEAGSWSCSGVILSRNPGLVLCHGGIFTPFLRAGSGALTAAGTATLPGDSCSDDLRLHVQWGPTARSPAGRAEPGRPGLCTPQCSGLEPGLAARPRGRPLQPPRRAELLLLLSCPAFRAHFARLFGGQAAEQWRFASAAPDDEVSEDEEEDQLRALGWFALLRVQPGQEAEEEVGPAVTVAPLGIVPKGAQLLACGSPFGAFCPDIFLNTLSRGVLSNVAGPLLLTDARCLPGTEGGGVFAARPGGSLVALVAAPLCWKAREWVGLTLLCAAAPLFRVARAALAHLQPDAAALADLLPPEVGVPRGLSLQDPGPPWAAAAVLVECGTVWGSGVAVASRLVVTCRHVAPREAARVLVHSVTPKSVAIWGHVVFATQETSPYDVAVVNLEEDLEGVPMPVPTEHFHEGDAVSVVGFGVFGQTCGPSMTSGILSAVVQALSPATPGTITQGPPTPT
- the Tysnd1 gene encoding peroxisomal leader peptide-processing protease isoform X1, with the protein product MGRQWGPSMKAAEQAGCVVSASRAGQLEAGSWSCSGVILSRNPGLVLCHGGIFTPFLRAGSGALTAAGTATLPGDSCSDDLRLHVQWGPTARSPAGRAEPGRPGLCTPQCSGLEPGLAARPRGRPLQPPRRAELLLLLSCPAFRAHFARLFGGQAAEQWRFASAAPDDEVSEDEEEDQLRALGWFALLRVQPGQEAEEEVGPAVTVAPLGIVPKGAQLLACGSPFGAFCPDIFLNTLSRGVLSNVAGPLLLTDARCLPGTEGGGVFAARPGGSLVALVAAPLCWKAREWVGLTLLCAAAPLFRVARAALAHLQPDAAALADLLPPEVGVPRGLSLQDPGPPWAAAAVLVECGTVWGSGVAVASRLVVTCRHVAPREAARVLVHSVTPKSVAIWGHVVFATQETSPYDVAVVNLEEDLEGVPMPVPTEHFHEGDAVSVVGFGVFGQTCGPSMTSGILSAVVQVDDTPVMLQTTCAVHGGSSGGPLFSTHSGDLLGIVASNTRDNNTGATYPHLNFSIPITVLQPALQRYIQTGDLGGFHDLNRAAESVSVVWRLQRPLPETPRSKL